One window of uncultured Methanoregula sp. genomic DNA carries:
- a CDS encoding CDC48 family AAA ATPase: MTEKEYFEVTVKEAAHDDAGRGIARISVEVMKKLGLVSGDVIEIQGKKKAAAIIWPGFAQDTGYAILRIDGNIRGNAGTGIDEKVKIRKSEAEYAKKIVIQPTQPIRLVGGEQYLARVLRGRSVIEGQTVRVDVIGNSITLVIAKVSPKGIAIVTDSTEIELKEEPYKPEEGKREVSDIHYEDIGGLGRELQLVREMIELPLRHPEIFERLGIQPPKGVLLYGPPGTGKTLIAKAVANEVDAHFITLSGPEIMSKYYGESEKGLREKFEEAEQNAPAIIFIDEIDAIAPKREETKGEVERRVVAQMLALMDGLKGRGQVIVIAATNLPDSIDPALRRGGRFDREIEIGIPDKKGRLEIFQVHTRGVPLADDVKIEEFANSTHGFVGADVALLVKEAAMHALRKVIPQIKIDEEVPTEVLDALRVTNEDFAEARKHVEPSAMREVLVEVPDITWKQVGGLDDVKQELKEAVEWPLKYPDVFDRLQTKPPKGILMFGPPGTGKTLLAKAVANESECNFIAVKGPELLSKWVGESEKGVREIFRKARQASPSIIFFDEIDALVPKRGSYQGSSHVTESVVSQILTELDGMEELKDVTILAATNRPDMLDDALLRPGRLERHIYVPAPDEESRRKIFEVYLGGETGAILAKDVDTGELVKQTEGYVGADIEALVRDAKMAAMREFIIEMGSRSEQERIDAIKNVMLTKAHFDVALTRVRGSLDRDAIEASDRQAWAMLYNQEQREILEKAARTVRDSAVRPKKAEAQAIADLRKATYQRKKDFAKIRELTESLEK, translated from the coding sequence ATGACAGAAAAAGAGTATTTCGAAGTTACTGTTAAGGAAGCGGCACACGATGATGCAGGCCGTGGCATTGCCCGGATCAGCGTCGAGGTGATGAAGAAACTCGGCCTGGTCTCCGGTGACGTGATCGAGATCCAGGGCAAGAAGAAGGCGGCTGCCATCATCTGGCCGGGTTTTGCCCAGGATACCGGGTACGCGATTCTCCGGATCGACGGGAACATCCGGGGAAATGCCGGGACCGGCATTGACGAGAAAGTAAAGATCCGGAAATCCGAAGCCGAGTATGCAAAAAAGATCGTGATCCAGCCTACCCAGCCCATACGTCTCGTCGGGGGTGAACAATATCTTGCGAGAGTATTGCGCGGCCGGTCGGTGATCGAAGGCCAGACCGTCCGCGTGGATGTGATCGGGAATTCGATCACGCTCGTCATTGCAAAGGTCTCCCCGAAAGGGATTGCGATTGTCACCGATTCAACCGAGATCGAGCTCAAGGAGGAGCCCTACAAGCCCGAAGAGGGCAAGCGGGAAGTCTCGGATATCCATTACGAGGATATCGGCGGCCTTGGGCGCGAACTGCAGCTCGTCCGCGAGATGATCGAGCTCCCGCTCCGTCACCCGGAGATCTTCGAGCGGCTCGGTATCCAGCCCCCCAAGGGCGTCCTGCTCTATGGTCCTCCCGGGACGGGTAAGACCCTGATCGCAAAAGCGGTGGCAAATGAAGTGGATGCCCATTTCATCACCCTCTCCGGTCCGGAGATCATGAGCAAATACTACGGGGAAAGCGAGAAAGGACTCCGCGAGAAGTTCGAGGAGGCGGAACAGAACGCACCCGCGATCATCTTCATCGATGAAATCGATGCAATTGCGCCCAAGCGCGAGGAGACCAAGGGCGAGGTTGAGCGGCGCGTGGTTGCCCAGATGCTGGCCCTCATGGACGGCCTGAAAGGCCGGGGCCAGGTTATCGTTATTGCGGCAACCAACCTGCCGGACTCCATTGACCCGGCTCTCCGGCGCGGCGGCCGATTCGACCGGGAGATCGAGATCGGTATCCCGGACAAGAAAGGCCGGCTTGAGATCTTCCAGGTGCACACGAGAGGTGTTCCCCTTGCCGATGATGTAAAAATTGAGGAGTTTGCCAACAGCACCCATGGCTTCGTAGGAGCGGATGTCGCCCTCCTGGTCAAGGAAGCGGCCATGCATGCCCTCCGCAAGGTGATCCCCCAGATCAAGATCGACGAGGAGGTCCCGACCGAAGTGCTCGATGCCCTCCGGGTGACCAACGAGGACTTTGCCGAGGCCCGGAAACATGTCGAGCCTTCCGCCATGCGTGAGGTGCTTGTTGAAGTACCGGATATCACCTGGAAGCAGGTGGGCGGCCTCGATGACGTGAAGCAGGAACTCAAGGAAGCCGTTGAATGGCCCCTGAAATACCCCGATGTCTTTGACCGGCTCCAGACCAAGCCCCCGAAGGGAATCCTCATGTTCGGCCCACCCGGCACCGGTAAGACCCTGCTTGCAAAAGCCGTGGCAAACGAGAGCGAGTGCAATTTCATTGCCGTCAAGGGACCCGAGCTCCTCTCCAAGTGGGTTGGTGAATCCGAGAAAGGCGTGCGGGAGATCTTCCGCAAGGCCCGGCAGGCATCCCCGTCGATCATCTTCTTCGACGAGATCGATGCACTGGTGCCGAAACGGGGATCCTACCAGGGCTCCTCGCATGTGACCGAGAGCGTGGTCTCCCAGATCCTGACCGAACTCGACGGGATGGAAGAACTCAAGGATGTCACCATCCTCGCGGCCACCAACCGGCCGGACATGCTGGACGATGCCCTGCTCCGGCCGGGCCGGCTCGAGCGGCATATCTATGTCCCCGCTCCTGACGAAGAGAGCCGCAGGAAGATCTTCGAGGTCTACCTTGGCGGGGAGACCGGTGCCATCCTTGCAAAGGATGTGGATACCGGTGAGCTGGTAAAACAGACCGAAGGTTACGTTGGTGCCGATATCGAGGCACTTGTCCGCGACGCGAAGATGGCTGCGATGCGGGAATTCATCATCGAGATGGGATCCCGGAGCGAACAAGAGCGCATCGATGCGATCAAGAACGTGATGCTGACCAAGGCGCACTTCGATGTTGCACTGACGCGGGTCAGGGGCTCCCTTGACCGCGATGCAATCGAGGCATCCGACCGCCAGGCCTGGGCCATGCTCTACAACCAGGAGCAGCGGGAGATCCTTGAAAAAGCGGCACGGACCGTCCGGGATTCTGCGGTGAGGCCAAAGAAAGCTGAAGCGCAGGCAATTGCGGATCTCCGCAAAGCCACGTACCAGCGAAAGAAGGACTTTGCAAAGATCAGGGAACTGACAGAATCGCTTGAGAAATAA
- the thiC gene encoding phosphomethylpyrimidine synthase ThiC, with translation MSIVADAKRGIVTEEMKIVARQEGVTEDFVRRGVAGGHIVIPVSPYRKVKICGIGEGLRTKVNASIGTSTDIVNIPEEIEKAKQAERAGADTLMELSTGGDFVEIRKQVIANTTLSVGCVPLYQAFIEAAIKDGAAIHMKEDDLFRITAEQAKLGTNFMAIHTGINFETVKRLKNQGRHGGLVSRGGAFMTAWMLHNEKENPLYSEFDYLLEIMKEHDVTLSMGNGMRAGAIHDATDRAAVQELLINAELADKAHNENVPVIVEGPGHVPIDEIAANVTLMKRVTNNKPFYMLGPIVTDIAPGYDDRVAAIGAAISSSLGADFICYVTPAEHLALPTPEEVYEGVMSSRIAAHVGDMIKLKKTRDLDLEMGHARRDLDWDRQFAVAMNPARAKAIRDERMPADTDGCTMCGDYCAIKIVNRHFKF, from the coding sequence ATGAGTATCGTAGCAGATGCGAAAAGGGGCATCGTCACTGAAGAGATGAAAATTGTCGCCAGGCAGGAAGGGGTCACCGAAGATTTTGTCCGGCGCGGCGTTGCCGGCGGCCACATCGTTATCCCGGTCTCACCCTATCGCAAGGTGAAGATCTGCGGTATCGGCGAAGGCCTCCGCACGAAAGTCAATGCATCCATCGGAACCTCCACCGATATCGTCAATATTCCGGAAGAGATCGAGAAGGCAAAGCAGGCCGAGCGTGCGGGAGCAGACACCCTGATGGAACTCTCCACCGGCGGGGACTTTGTCGAGATCCGCAAGCAGGTTATCGCTAACACCACCCTTTCAGTTGGCTGCGTACCGCTCTACCAGGCGTTCATCGAAGCCGCCATCAAGGACGGGGCTGCCATCCATATGAAAGAGGACGACCTCTTCCGTATTACGGCAGAGCAGGCGAAGCTCGGCACCAACTTCATGGCCATCCACACCGGCATCAACTTTGAGACGGTCAAGCGCCTGAAAAACCAGGGTCGCCATGGCGGCCTCGTCTCCCGTGGAGGTGCCTTCATGACTGCATGGATGCTCCACAACGAGAAGGAGAACCCACTTTACAGCGAGTTCGATTACCTGCTCGAGATCATGAAGGAGCACGATGTCACCCTCTCGATGGGGAACGGTATGCGGGCCGGCGCAATCCACGATGCAACCGACCGGGCAGCTGTCCAGGAACTCCTCATCAATGCCGAGCTTGCCGACAAGGCGCACAACGAGAACGTCCCGGTCATTGTTGAAGGCCCGGGCCATGTCCCGATCGACGAGATCGCAGCCAATGTCACGCTCATGAAGCGCGTCACCAACAACAAGCCGTTCTACATGCTCGGCCCGATTGTGACCGACATTGCCCCGGGATACGATGACCGGGTTGCGGCCATTGGTGCTGCAATCTCCTCGTCCCTTGGCGCAGACTTCATCTGCTACGTTACTCCCGCAGAGCACCTCGCCCTCCCGACACCGGAAGAAGTCTATGAAGGCGTCATGAGTTCCCGCATTGCCGCCCATGTCGGGGACATGATCAAGCTCAAGAAGACCCGGGACCTCGACCTCGAAATGGGACACGCCCGCCGCGACCTTGATTGGGACCGCCAGTTTGCCGTTGCCATGAACCCGGCCCGGGCAAAAGCCATCCGCGACGAGCGCATGCCTGCCGACACTGACGGGTGCACCATGTGCGGGGACTATTGCGCGATCAAGATCGTGAACCGGCATTTCAAATTCTAA
- a CDS encoding anaerobic ribonucleoside-triphosphate reductase activating protein — translation MPLSTIDWRGRAVCTVFFRGCPIRCSYCQNEGIIAGENFHDLSEIKEMIKTSSPYISGVVFSGGEPTLQKDALIELARYAKEQNLDVGIQTNGFFPDTLGRLIEEKLIDKVALDFKSRFEGYSCGEEKSGFQFENYEKNVRKSFKLCKNAYAKNILKEFEVVITVFSENENYIGEISRFIEKIPLVLQQGEHKILRLRDIPSNITEGEYREKKKKLQESIHPLTLDEIKRIADKLGRKVRIRTREVGEILYKDGVSS, via the coding sequence ATCCCCCTCTCAACAATAGACTGGCGGGGGAGAGCAGTCTGCACGGTATTTTTCCGGGGGTGCCCGATACGGTGTTCATATTGCCAGAACGAGGGGATTATTGCCGGTGAAAATTTCCATGATCTTTCCGAAATCAAAGAGATGATAAAAACCTCATCGCCGTATATCAGCGGGGTTGTTTTCTCAGGTGGCGAGCCGACCCTGCAGAAAGATGCATTGATTGAACTTGCCCGGTATGCAAAAGAACAAAATCTTGATGTCGGCATCCAGACCAATGGGTTTTTTCCCGATACGCTGGGCAGGTTAATTGAAGAAAAACTCATAGATAAAGTGGCATTGGACTTCAAATCACGCTTTGAAGGATATTCCTGCGGAGAGGAAAAGAGCGGATTTCAGTTTGAAAATTACGAAAAGAATGTTCGGAAATCCTTCAAGTTGTGCAAAAATGCGTATGCAAAAAATATTCTGAAGGAATTCGAAGTTGTAATTACGGTATTCAGCGAGAACGAGAACTATATAGGGGAAATTTCACGCTTCATTGAAAAAATCCCCCTTGTCCTCCAACAGGGTGAACACAAGATACTAAGGTTAAGAGACATCCCATCCAATATAACTGAAGGCGAATACCGGGAGAAAAAGAAAAAACTCCAGGAAAGTATTCATCCCCTGACACTGGATGAGATTAAACGGATTGCCGACAAACTAGGAAGGAAAGTCAGGATCAGAACGCGGGAAGTAGGAGAAATCCTGTATAAAGACGGAGTTAGTTCATGA
- a CDS encoding AAA family ATPase: MKVIGVVGLPASGKGEFSKIAAGMGIPVIVMGDMIRKAVTAAGLEPTDANFGMTANRLRAERGMDAIAQLCIPEIEAQAAPLVLVDGIRGDTEVTLFRNHFPGFTLISIDSSFDNRLARIAARARTDDFTTADALRNRDERELSWGLGNALHQADLSIANEGSLDEFSVSVRTLLASLEQTT; the protein is encoded by the coding sequence ATGAAGGTGATCGGAGTCGTCGGGCTTCCCGCAAGCGGGAAAGGTGAATTTTCAAAGATAGCAGCCGGGATGGGTATTCCGGTCATTGTCATGGGTGACATGATCCGTAAAGCGGTAACTGCCGCCGGGCTGGAACCTACCGATGCGAATTTCGGCATGACGGCAAACCGGCTCCGGGCCGAGCGGGGAATGGATGCCATTGCCCAGCTCTGCATTCCTGAAATTGAAGCACAGGCTGCCCCGCTTGTACTCGTGGACGGGATCCGCGGCGATACGGAAGTGACCCTTTTCCGGAACCATTTTCCGGGGTTCACTTTAATCAGCATCGACTCCTCGTTCGATAACCGGCTTGCCCGCATAGCAGCCCGGGCCCGGACGGATGATTTCACTACTGCCGATGCTCTCCGAAACCGGGATGAACGTGAACTGAGCTGGGGCCTCGGGAATGCTCTTCACCAGGCAGATCTCTCCATTGCAAACGAGGGAAGCCTGGATGAATTCTCCGTATCAGTCCGGACCCTGCTCGCCAGCCTGGAGCAGACCACATGA
- a CDS encoding sugar phosphate isomerase/epimerase family protein, translating to MNIKPYFSSSSKVWDDISWVPGIEDAGYAGWEIVADGNYRLDDPACFKKIREVLDGTNLGVTVHAPYGDLNLATLNDPIWQESVKQICTCIEHASELTNRVTIHPGYLSPVGKLMPEKIWGLQKEALRRIGKCATDNNVLACLENMIGVKEFLCRFPEELIGMTEGIEGIGMTFDFGHANTVGKVNEFLPHVGKANHIHIHDNHGVSDEHLTLGDGTIPWKTVGKTIAARYSGVVVVEGRSIEEAKRSLAVFRECFV from the coding sequence ATGAATATCAAACCCTACTTCTCGTCCTCGTCAAAAGTCTGGGACGACATCAGCTGGGTTCCAGGGATCGAAGATGCCGGGTATGCAGGGTGGGAGATCGTCGCTGACGGCAACTACCGTCTCGATGATCCGGCCTGTTTCAAAAAGATCCGGGAGGTGCTTGACGGTACGAACCTTGGCGTGACCGTCCATGCCCCGTACGGGGACCTGAACCTTGCGACCCTCAACGACCCGATCTGGCAGGAATCGGTCAAGCAGATCTGCACCTGCATAGAACATGCCTCGGAACTCACCAACCGGGTCACCATCCACCCGGGATATTTATCCCCGGTGGGAAAGCTGATGCCGGAGAAGATCTGGGGGCTCCAGAAGGAAGCCCTCCGGCGGATCGGGAAGTGTGCGACCGACAATAATGTCCTCGCCTGCCTCGAGAATATGATAGGCGTCAAGGAATTCCTCTGCCGGTTTCCCGAGGAACTCATCGGGATGACGGAGGGCATCGAAGGAATCGGCATGACCTTTGACTTCGGCCATGCAAACACGGTGGGAAAAGTCAACGAGTTCCTGCCACATGTAGGAAAAGCAAACCATATCCACATCCACGACAACCACGGGGTTTCAGATGAACATCTCACGCTCGGTGACGGCACCATCCCGTGGAAGACCGTGGGAAAAACAATTGCAGCCCGGTATTCCGGGGTCGTTGTTGTTGAAGGCAGATCTATTGAAGAGGCAAAACGGAGCCTTGCTGTATTCCGGGAGTGTTTTGTGTGA
- the rnz gene encoding ribonuclease Z, with protein sequence MSGETLHVYFLGTAGALPTPTRNPPCIMIRRGSDTLLFDCGEGAQQQMMRSRCGFTINAIFVTHWHADHFLGIFGLVQTMSFNGRTEPLTIYGPEWVHDFVATLRHVARFNLKFPMESVELGHGSWVRFDGYTVSAFSVNHGLPALGFVLEEDPRPGRFDRERAIELGVPPGPLFGKLQRGEAVKIGTGDSAIEIRPDQILGQPRPGRKIVYTGDTRSVHHGIMDIAHDADLLIHDATYDESEAARASEFYHATAAQAGEAATALNARTLVLIHTSSRYTDIQAHVSDARKKYAGPIVVPNDLDMIEVPFRD encoded by the coding sequence GTGAGCGGCGAGACACTGCATGTCTATTTCCTGGGCACGGCCGGGGCCCTCCCGACACCGACCCGCAACCCGCCCTGCATCATGATCCGGCGGGGTTCTGATACCCTCCTTTTCGACTGCGGGGAAGGGGCCCAGCAGCAGATGATGCGATCCCGGTGCGGGTTTACCATCAATGCCATCTTTGTCACCCACTGGCATGCCGACCATTTTCTCGGCATCTTCGGGCTTGTCCAGACCATGTCGTTCAATGGCCGCACCGAACCCCTGACCATTTACGGGCCGGAATGGGTGCACGATTTTGTCGCAACCCTGCGCCATGTTGCCCGGTTCAACCTGAAGTTCCCCATGGAATCCGTTGAACTCGGTCACGGGTCATGGGTACGGTTCGACGGGTACACTGTCTCGGCGTTCAGCGTCAACCACGGCCTCCCCGCACTCGGGTTTGTCCTGGAGGAAGACCCGAGACCCGGCAGGTTCGACCGCGAACGGGCCATTGAACTGGGCGTTCCCCCGGGTCCGCTCTTCGGAAAACTCCAGCGGGGGGAAGCAGTGAAGATCGGAACCGGGGATTCCGCAATTGAGATCCGGCCCGATCAGATCCTGGGACAGCCGAGACCGGGCAGGAAAATCGTGTATACCGGCGACACACGATCCGTCCATCACGGGATAATGGACATTGCCCATGATGCCGACCTCCTCATCCACGATGCCACGTACGATGAATCGGAGGCAGCCCGGGCATCTGAGTTCTACCATGCAACCGCTGCACAGGCCGGCGAAGCGGCAACTGCGCTGAATGCCCGGACCCTGGTCCTTATCCATACGAGTTCGCGGTACACGGATATCCAGGCACATGTCAGCGATGCCAGAAAGAAATATGCCGGGCCAATCGTGGTACCAAACGATCTCGACATGATAGAAGTCCCTTTCAGGGACTAA
- a CDS encoding OB-fold nucleic acid binding domain-containing protein, with product MQNTETNDVLVYRLGAGCDLADIEEGNTYQGKVQGFATFGMFVQINDRIKGLVHKSNMKCEHKEKDAVLVRVRQVRPNGNIDLEEVQIQVYQVQNVERKSTTVRISELSGKVGKTVAVEGEIAQIKQTSGPTIFTIVDDTGTQNAAAFVEAGVRAYPEAELGDIIRIIGEVMMRNNQLQIEVDVLTVLADEEASAVRVRIEKALDIRAEPEDIPLLVKSEVLEKLRPEMRKVAKIIRKAIFTSQPIILRHHADADGICSAVAIEQAVVSLIRESGGDFDAEYFLFKRAPSKAPFYEIEDITRDLDFSLKDHVRFGQKIPLVILTDNGSTEEDEPSYKIASVYDIPFIVVDHHHPDATIDKYLQAHVNPYHVGGDFGITAGMLGTEVARLINPKVEPLIRHLPAVAGVGDRSEAPERALFLALVRDQFSEEACKDIALALDYEQFWLRFNDGREIVKDILNISGNTERHKKLVALLVEGANTMIEDQMNASMPHVVPRVLKNEANLFLLDVEIHAHKFTFPPPGKTSGEVHDRLCKQNAGKPVVTIGFGPDFAVLRSRGVLMNIPRMVRELRNEIPGGGISGGGHLVVGSIKFVEGMRDVVLEALIEKIADAQIQR from the coding sequence ATGCAAAATACCGAAACCAATGATGTACTCGTATACCGGCTCGGTGCCGGGTGCGATCTCGCAGATATCGAAGAAGGGAATACTTACCAGGGAAAAGTCCAGGGGTTTGCAACCTTTGGCATGTTCGTCCAGATCAACGACCGGATCAAAGGGCTGGTCCACAAGAGCAACATGAAATGCGAGCACAAGGAGAAGGATGCAGTCCTGGTCCGGGTCCGGCAGGTCCGCCCGAACGGGAATATCGATCTCGAAGAAGTCCAGATCCAGGTGTACCAGGTCCAGAACGTGGAGCGCAAGTCCACAACGGTACGGATCTCCGAGCTTTCGGGCAAGGTAGGTAAGACCGTTGCCGTTGAAGGCGAGATCGCCCAGATCAAGCAGACAAGCGGCCCTACTATCTTCACGATTGTTGACGACACGGGAACCCAGAACGCAGCAGCCTTTGTCGAAGCCGGTGTCCGGGCATACCCGGAAGCCGAACTTGGCGACATTATCCGCATCATCGGCGAAGTGATGATGCGCAACAACCAGCTCCAGATAGAGGTTGATGTTCTCACGGTCCTGGCGGACGAGGAAGCATCGGCAGTCAGGGTGCGGATTGAGAAGGCGCTGGATATCCGGGCAGAACCCGAAGATATTCCGCTTCTTGTCAAGAGCGAGGTGCTGGAAAAACTCCGCCCCGAGATGCGAAAAGTAGCAAAGATCATCCGGAAAGCGATTTTTACCTCCCAGCCAATCATCCTGCGCCACCATGCAGATGCCGACGGCATCTGTTCGGCCGTTGCGATCGAGCAGGCAGTAGTTTCCCTTATCCGCGAGTCCGGCGGGGACTTTGATGCGGAATATTTCCTCTTCAAGCGTGCACCATCGAAAGCACCGTTCTACGAGATCGAGGACATCACCCGCGACCTGGATTTCTCCTTGAAGGACCACGTCCGGTTCGGCCAGAAGATCCCACTCGTCATTCTCACGGACAATGGATCGACCGAAGAAGACGAGCCATCCTACAAGATCGCAAGCGTGTATGATATCCCCTTCATCGTCGTCGATCACCACCACCCGGATGCTACTATCGACAAGTACCTCCAGGCCCACGTCAACCCCTACCATGTTGGCGGCGATTTCGGGATCACCGCAGGAATGCTCGGGACCGAAGTAGCCCGGCTCATCAACCCCAAGGTCGAGCCGCTGATCCGGCATCTCCCGGCAGTTGCGGGAGTCGGGGACCGGAGCGAAGCCCCCGAGCGGGCACTCTTCCTCGCCCTTGTCCGCGACCAGTTTTCCGAAGAGGCCTGCAAGGACATTGCCCTTGCCCTGGACTATGAACAGTTCTGGCTCCGGTTCAATGACGGCAGGGAGATCGTCAAGGACATCCTCAACATCTCCGGCAACACGGAACGCCACAAAAAACTTGTCGCACTCCTGGTTGAAGGCGCCAACACGATGATCGAGGACCAGATGAATGCCTCGATGCCCCATGTAGTCCCGCGGGTACTTAAGAACGAGGCAAACCTGTTCCTTCTCGACGTGGAAATCCATGCCCACAAGTTCACCTTCCCGCCACCCGGCAAGACGAGCGGGGAAGTGCACGACCGGCTCTGCAAACAGAATGCCGGAAAACCGGTGGTCACCATCGGCTTTGGCCCGGACTTTGCCGTCCTGCGTTCGCGGGGCGTACTGATGAACATCCCGCGAATGGTGCGGGAACTGAGAAACGAGATCCCCGGCGGCGGCATCAGCGGGGGCGGGCACCTGGTTGTCGGGAGCATAAAATTCGTGGAAGGCATGCGCGATGTGGTGCTCGAAGCACTGATCGAGAAAATTGCCGACGCACAAATCCAGAGATAA
- a CDS encoding protein-glutamate O-methyltransferase CheR: MDDFELLKRFIEQTLKIQCGNYKEDYIKRRLLSRMRSTNTTTYGDYLQYLKANTPELEVLRKALTINVTEFFRDGDVYEALKKDVLPDIFKSRKRIRIWCAGCSTGEEPYSIAMILHEMMAQNKELSGQIYATDIDKIVLAKAQEGIYNAKAMVKLSETQTQRHFTKLPDGNFQVKPHLKELIRFRPHDLMGGVPIARWLDLITCRNVTIYFTEKQKDDLARTFHGALVTDGYYIMGKTEYLGRQVENLFAAKNSSLKIFVKKE; the protein is encoded by the coding sequence ATGGACGATTTTGAGCTTCTGAAACGGTTTATCGAACAGACATTGAAGATCCAGTGCGGGAATTACAAGGAGGATTATATCAAACGCCGCCTGCTCTCCCGGATGCGATCAACCAATACAACAACGTACGGGGATTATCTCCAGTATCTCAAGGCCAATACGCCAGAACTTGAAGTACTGAGAAAAGCCCTCACCATCAATGTCACGGAGTTTTTCCGTGACGGCGACGTGTATGAGGCGCTCAAAAAAGATGTTCTTCCAGATATTTTCAAGTCGCGGAAGCGGATCCGTATCTGGTGCGCCGGGTGTTCGACCGGGGAAGAGCCTTACTCCATTGCCATGATCCTGCACGAGATGATGGCCCAGAACAAGGAGCTCTCCGGCCAGATCTATGCAACAGACATAGACAAGATTGTCCTTGCAAAGGCGCAGGAAGGAATCTATAATGCCAAAGCCATGGTCAAACTCTCGGAAACGCAGACCCAGCGTCATTTCACGAAATTACCTGACGGCAATTTCCAGGTAAAGCCGCATCTCAAGGAGCTGATCCGGTTCCGCCCCCATGATCTTATGGGCGGGGTCCCGATAGCGCGATGGCTTGACCTGATCACCTGCCGTAACGTGACGATCTACTTTACGGAAAAACAGAAAGACGACCTTGCCCGCACATTCCACGGGGCACTCGTGACGGATGGGTATTATATCATGGGAAAGACCGAGTACCTGGGCCGGCAGGTCGAAAATCTGTTTGCCGCCAAGAACTCCTCCCTCAAGATCTTCGTCAAAAAAGAATAG